The following are encoded in a window of Lagenorhynchus albirostris chromosome 3, mLagAlb1.1, whole genome shotgun sequence genomic DNA:
- the MARVELD2 gene encoding MARVEL domain-containing protein 2 isoform X2 — MLSNDGRSRNRDRHYDEVPRDSDYQDGTVRTFQTLHDSELAVSADPLPPPPLPLQPPFGPEFYSGDTEEPAVAPDLKPVRRFVPESWKNFFRGKKKDPEWDKRVSDIRYISDGVECSPPASPARPNHYSPPNSCEDPQGGSEGSFRSRKEAEAMFPHDPYGSLSRRTHTARTYSEKVEEYHLRYSYMKSWAGLLRILGVVELLLGAGVFACVTAYIHKDSEWYNLFGYSQPYGMGGVGGLGSMYGGYYYSGPKTAFVLVVAGLAWVTTIIILVLGMSMYYRTILLDSNWWPLTEFGINISLFILYMAAAIVYVNDTNRGGLCYYPLFNTPVNAALCRVEGGQIAAMIFLFVTMIVYLIGALVCLKLWRHEAARRRREFMEQQECDMATGCDRQRDQEVNFKELRATKMKPELLSGHIPAGHIPKPIVMPDYVAKYPMIQTDDERERYKAVFQDQFSEYKELSAEVQAVLKKFDELDAVMSRLPHRSENQQEHERISRVHEEFKKKRNDPTFLEKKERCDYLKNKLSHIKQRIQEYDKVMNWDVQGYS; from the exons ATGTTGTCAAATGACGGAAGATCCAGGAATCGGGACAGGCACTACGATGAGGTCCCAAGGGACTCAGACTATCAAGATGGCACCGTAAGAACCTTCCAGACTCTTCACGACAGTGAGCTGGCTGTGAGCGCTGATCCGTTGCCACCACCCCCTCTCCCATTACAGCCACCATTCGGCCCAGAATTCTACTCAGGTGACACAGAGGAACCGGCCGTAGCACCAGATCTCAAGCCTGTAAGGCGCTTTGTCCCTGAGTCCTGGAAGAACTTcttcagagggaagaaaaaggaccCAGAGTGGGATAAGCGGGTGTCAGACATCAGATACATCTCCGATGGAGTGGAGTGTTCACCTCCAGCCTCTCCTGCAAGACCAAACCACTATTCACCCCCCAACTCCTGCGAAGATCCTCAGGGCGGGTCAGAAGGCAGCTTTCGTTCCCGGAAAGAGGCCGAGGCAATGTTTCCCCACGATCCCTACGGATCCCTAAGCCGACGCACACACACAGCCCGAACCTACAGCGAGAAGGTGGAGGAGTATCACCTGAGGTATTCCTACATGAAGTCCTGGGCAGGCCTGCTGCGGATTCTGGGCGTGGTGGAGCTGCTTCTGGGGGCTGGTGTCTTCGCTTGTGTCACGGCGTACATTCACAAGGACAGCGAGTGGTATAACCTGTTCGGATATTCACAGCCCTATGGCATGGGAGGCGTTGGTGGCCTGGGCAGCATGTATGGGGGCTATTACTATAGTGGCCCCAAAACCGCTTTTGTGCTTGTGGTTGCTGGATTGGCTTGGGTCACCACCATCATTATTCTGGTGCTTGGCATGTCCATGTATTATCGGACCATTCTTTTGGACTCAAATTGGTGGCCCCTAACTGAATTTGGAATTAACATCTCCTTGTTTATCTTGTACATGGCCGCAGCCATAGTCTATGTGAATGATACCAACCGAGGTGGACTCTGCTACTATCCATTATTTAACACGCCAGTGAATGCAGCGTTGTGCCGGGTGGAAGGAGGACAGATAGCAGCAATGATCTTCCTCTTTGTCACCATGATTGTTTATCTCATTGGAGCTTTGGTTTGCCTAAAGTTATGGAGGCACGAGGCGGCTAGAAGACGTAGGGAATTCATGGAGCAACAGGAG TGTGACATGGCCACCGGTTGTGACAGACAGAGAGACCAAGAAGTTAATTTTAAAGAACTGAGAGCAACAAAAATGAAACCTGAGCTACTGAGTGGACATATCCCCGCTGGCCACATCCCGAAACCAATCGTGATGCCAGACTATGTGGC gaaataCCCTATGATTCAGACGGATGATGAACGAGAACGCTATAAAGCTGTGTTCCAGGACCAGTTTTCAGAATACAAAGAGCTCTCTGCAGAAGTTCAAGCCGTCTTGAAGAAGTTTGATGAGCTGGATGCAGTGATGAGCAGATTGCCGCATCGTTCAGAAAACCAGCAG GAACATGAGAGAATTTCAAGAGTCCATgaagagtttaagaaaaaaaggaat GATCctacatttctggaaaaaaaagaacgCTGTGATTATCTGAAGAATAAACTTTCTCACATAAAGCAAAGGATTCAAGAATATGATAAAGTAATGAATTGGGATGTACAGGGTTATTCTTAA
- the MARVELD2 gene encoding MARVEL domain-containing protein 2 isoform X1 has protein sequence MLSNDGRSRNRDRHYDEVPRDSDYQDGTVRTFQTLHDSELAVSADPLPPPPLPLQPPFGPEFYSGDTEEPAVAPDLKPVRRFVPESWKNFFRGKKKDPEWDKRVSDIRYISDGVECSPPASPARPNHYSPPNSCEDPQGGSEGSFRSRKEAEAMFPHDPYGSLSRRTHTARTYSEKVEEYHLRYSYMKSWAGLLRILGVVELLLGAGVFACVTAYIHKDSEWYNLFGYSQPYGMGGVGGLGSMYGGYYYSGPKTAFVLVVAGLAWVTTIIILVLGMSMYYRTILLDSNWWPLTEFGINISLFILYMAAAIVYVNDTNRGGLCYYPLFNTPVNAALCRVEGGQIAAMIFLFVTMIVYLIGALVCLKLWRHEAARRRREFMEQQEINEQSLPSKRKMCDMATGCDRQRDQEVNFKELRATKMKPELLSGHIPAGHIPKPIVMPDYVAKYPMIQTDDERERYKAVFQDQFSEYKELSAEVQAVLKKFDELDAVMSRLPHRSENQQEHERISRVHEEFKKKRNDPTFLEKKERCDYLKNKLSHIKQRIQEYDKVMNWDVQGYS, from the exons ATGTTGTCAAATGACGGAAGATCCAGGAATCGGGACAGGCACTACGATGAGGTCCCAAGGGACTCAGACTATCAAGATGGCACCGTAAGAACCTTCCAGACTCTTCACGACAGTGAGCTGGCTGTGAGCGCTGATCCGTTGCCACCACCCCCTCTCCCATTACAGCCACCATTCGGCCCAGAATTCTACTCAGGTGACACAGAGGAACCGGCCGTAGCACCAGATCTCAAGCCTGTAAGGCGCTTTGTCCCTGAGTCCTGGAAGAACTTcttcagagggaagaaaaaggaccCAGAGTGGGATAAGCGGGTGTCAGACATCAGATACATCTCCGATGGAGTGGAGTGTTCACCTCCAGCCTCTCCTGCAAGACCAAACCACTATTCACCCCCCAACTCCTGCGAAGATCCTCAGGGCGGGTCAGAAGGCAGCTTTCGTTCCCGGAAAGAGGCCGAGGCAATGTTTCCCCACGATCCCTACGGATCCCTAAGCCGACGCACACACACAGCCCGAACCTACAGCGAGAAGGTGGAGGAGTATCACCTGAGGTATTCCTACATGAAGTCCTGGGCAGGCCTGCTGCGGATTCTGGGCGTGGTGGAGCTGCTTCTGGGGGCTGGTGTCTTCGCTTGTGTCACGGCGTACATTCACAAGGACAGCGAGTGGTATAACCTGTTCGGATATTCACAGCCCTATGGCATGGGAGGCGTTGGTGGCCTGGGCAGCATGTATGGGGGCTATTACTATAGTGGCCCCAAAACCGCTTTTGTGCTTGTGGTTGCTGGATTGGCTTGGGTCACCACCATCATTATTCTGGTGCTTGGCATGTCCATGTATTATCGGACCATTCTTTTGGACTCAAATTGGTGGCCCCTAACTGAATTTGGAATTAACATCTCCTTGTTTATCTTGTACATGGCCGCAGCCATAGTCTATGTGAATGATACCAACCGAGGTGGACTCTGCTACTATCCATTATTTAACACGCCAGTGAATGCAGCGTTGTGCCGGGTGGAAGGAGGACAGATAGCAGCAATGATCTTCCTCTTTGTCACCATGATTGTTTATCTCATTGGAGCTTTGGTTTGCCTAAAGTTATGGAGGCACGAGGCGGCTAGAAGACGTAGGGAATTCATGGAGCAACAGGAG ATAAATGAGCAGTCATTGCCATCGAAAAGGAAAATG TGTGACATGGCCACCGGTTGTGACAGACAGAGAGACCAAGAAGTTAATTTTAAAGAACTGAGAGCAACAAAAATGAAACCTGAGCTACTGAGTGGACATATCCCCGCTGGCCACATCCCGAAACCAATCGTGATGCCAGACTATGTGGC gaaataCCCTATGATTCAGACGGATGATGAACGAGAACGCTATAAAGCTGTGTTCCAGGACCAGTTTTCAGAATACAAAGAGCTCTCTGCAGAAGTTCAAGCCGTCTTGAAGAAGTTTGATGAGCTGGATGCAGTGATGAGCAGATTGCCGCATCGTTCAGAAAACCAGCAG GAACATGAGAGAATTTCAAGAGTCCATgaagagtttaagaaaaaaaggaat GATCctacatttctggaaaaaaaagaacgCTGTGATTATCTGAAGAATAAACTTTCTCACATAAAGCAAAGGATTCAAGAATATGATAAAGTAATGAATTGGGATGTACAGGGTTATTCTTAA
- the MARVELD2 gene encoding MARVEL domain-containing protein 2 isoform X3 — MLSNDGRSRNRDRHYDEVPRDSDYQDGTVRTFQTLHDSELAVSADPLPPPPLPLQPPFGPEFYSGDTEEPAVAPDLKPVRRFVPESWKNFFRGKKKDPEWDKRVSDIRYISDGVECSPPASPARPNHYSPPNSCEDPQGGSEGSFRSRKEAEAMFPHDPYGSLSRRTHTARTYSEKVEEYHLRYSYMKSWAGLLRILGVVELLLGAGVFACVTAYIHKDSEWYNLFGYSQPYGMGGVGGLGSMYGGYYYSGPKTAFVLVVAGLAWVTTIIILVLGMSMYYRTILLDSNWWPLTEFGINISLFILYMAAAIVYVNDTNRGGLCYYPLFNTPVNAALCRVEGGQIAAMIFLFVTMIVYLIGALVCLKLWRHEAARRRREFMEQQEINEQSLPSKRKMCDMATGCDRQRDQEVNFKELRATKMKPELLSGHIPAGHIPKPIVMPDYVAKYPMIQTDDERERYKAVFQDQFSEYKELSAEVQAVLKKFDELDAVMSRLPHRSENQQYIIFRNMREFQESMKSLRKKGMILHFWKKKNAVII; from the exons ATGTTGTCAAATGACGGAAGATCCAGGAATCGGGACAGGCACTACGATGAGGTCCCAAGGGACTCAGACTATCAAGATGGCACCGTAAGAACCTTCCAGACTCTTCACGACAGTGAGCTGGCTGTGAGCGCTGATCCGTTGCCACCACCCCCTCTCCCATTACAGCCACCATTCGGCCCAGAATTCTACTCAGGTGACACAGAGGAACCGGCCGTAGCACCAGATCTCAAGCCTGTAAGGCGCTTTGTCCCTGAGTCCTGGAAGAACTTcttcagagggaagaaaaaggaccCAGAGTGGGATAAGCGGGTGTCAGACATCAGATACATCTCCGATGGAGTGGAGTGTTCACCTCCAGCCTCTCCTGCAAGACCAAACCACTATTCACCCCCCAACTCCTGCGAAGATCCTCAGGGCGGGTCAGAAGGCAGCTTTCGTTCCCGGAAAGAGGCCGAGGCAATGTTTCCCCACGATCCCTACGGATCCCTAAGCCGACGCACACACACAGCCCGAACCTACAGCGAGAAGGTGGAGGAGTATCACCTGAGGTATTCCTACATGAAGTCCTGGGCAGGCCTGCTGCGGATTCTGGGCGTGGTGGAGCTGCTTCTGGGGGCTGGTGTCTTCGCTTGTGTCACGGCGTACATTCACAAGGACAGCGAGTGGTATAACCTGTTCGGATATTCACAGCCCTATGGCATGGGAGGCGTTGGTGGCCTGGGCAGCATGTATGGGGGCTATTACTATAGTGGCCCCAAAACCGCTTTTGTGCTTGTGGTTGCTGGATTGGCTTGGGTCACCACCATCATTATTCTGGTGCTTGGCATGTCCATGTATTATCGGACCATTCTTTTGGACTCAAATTGGTGGCCCCTAACTGAATTTGGAATTAACATCTCCTTGTTTATCTTGTACATGGCCGCAGCCATAGTCTATGTGAATGATACCAACCGAGGTGGACTCTGCTACTATCCATTATTTAACACGCCAGTGAATGCAGCGTTGTGCCGGGTGGAAGGAGGACAGATAGCAGCAATGATCTTCCTCTTTGTCACCATGATTGTTTATCTCATTGGAGCTTTGGTTTGCCTAAAGTTATGGAGGCACGAGGCGGCTAGAAGACGTAGGGAATTCATGGAGCAACAGGAG ATAAATGAGCAGTCATTGCCATCGAAAAGGAAAATG TGTGACATGGCCACCGGTTGTGACAGACAGAGAGACCAAGAAGTTAATTTTAAAGAACTGAGAGCAACAAAAATGAAACCTGAGCTACTGAGTGGACATATCCCCGCTGGCCACATCCCGAAACCAATCGTGATGCCAGACTATGTGGC gaaataCCCTATGATTCAGACGGATGATGAACGAGAACGCTATAAAGCTGTGTTCCAGGACCAGTTTTCAGAATACAAAGAGCTCTCTGCAGAAGTTCAAGCCGTCTTGAAGAAGTTTGATGAGCTGGATGCAGTGATGAGCAGATTGCCGCATCGTTCAGAAAACCAGCAG TATATTATTTTTAGGAACATGAGAGAATTTCAAGAGTCCATgaagagtttaagaaaaaaaggaat GATCctacatttctggaaaaaaaagaacgCTGTGATTATCTGA